The Cytobacillus oceanisediminis genomic interval AATTAATGCAGAAAATATCTATAATAATATTGATTATCTTTCACAAACCCCGCGTGTAGCCGGTACAGAATCGGAGTATAACGCTGTTCAGTATATTAAAAGCCAATTCGAATCCTATGGCTATGAAACAGAGATTCAGCCATTCACGTTTTATGGATATACTCCTCCGAGCAGTATGGAAGTGACCATTGATGGCTATGAAGGAGAACTGCAGCCAAGATCCTTTACCTATTCAGTCAATGGGGATGTGAGTGGAGAGCTGGCATTTGCTGGGCTGGGCACACCGGAAGAACTGGAAGGCGTTGATCTCACAGGCAAAATTGCGCTTATCCAGCGCGGCTCCATTTCTTTTGCCGAGAAAGTTTTAAATGCAGCTGAAAAAGGGGCTGCCGGAGTGATTATTTTTAATAATGCAGAGGGTCCATTAAGCGGCACGCTTGGAGCTCATAATGAAGAATATGTTCCGGCGTTAGCCCTGTCAAAAGCAGAAGGGGAGGCAATTCTTGCATTGCTGGAGAGCGGTGAAGCTTTATCAGCTTCCCTATCCATTGAAGGTGCGGATGCAGGAGAAAAAATTTCCCACAACGTAATTGCCACAAAGAAACCAACCAACAAAAAGAAAGCAAACGACGACATTATTGTTGTTGGTTCACACCATGATTCTGTGGCAGGGGCGCCTGGGGCGAATGACGATGCTTCCGGAACAGCAATGACCTTAGAGCTAGCACGTGTGTTCAAGGATACTCCGACAGATACAGAAATCCGCTTCGTGACATTTGGAGCAGAAGAGCTGGGATTGATCGGATCTTACCATTATGTTAACAGTCTTTCTGAGGATGAAATCAGCAGAACTATTGCAAACTTTAATCTTGATATGGTGGGAAGCAAGGATGCAGGCGATTTAGTGATGATGACTTTGGATGGAAAAGAAAATCTTGTAACAGAGCTTTCACAAGCATCCAGTGAAAGGCTGAACGGTGAGCCGACACCAGTATATCAGGGCGGCAGAAGTGACCATGTGCCATTTGCTGAAGCGGGCATCTCAGCCGCGTTATTCATTCACAGTCCA includes:
- a CDS encoding M28 family peptidase, coding for MRKPILKVALASTLIFGAIGTQAVFAYPADVKQTQPVNVFDKKVVNKINAENIYNNIDYLSQTPRVAGTESEYNAVQYIKSQFESYGYETEIQPFTFYGYTPPSSMEVTIDGYEGELQPRSFTYSVNGDVSGELAFAGLGTPEELEGVDLTGKIALIQRGSISFAEKVLNAAEKGAAGVIIFNNAEGPLSGTLGAHNEEYVPALALSKAEGEAILALLESGEALSASLSIEGADAGEKISHNVIATKKPTNKKKANDDIIVVGSHHDSVAGAPGANDDASGTAMTLELARVFKDTPTDTEIRFVTFGAEELGLIGSYHYVNSLSEDEISRTIANFNLDMVGSKDAGDLVMMTLDGKENLVTELSQASSERLNGEPTPVYQGGRSDHVPFAEAGISAALFIHSPTEPWYHSPEDTIDKISKEKLQDVAEIVGAAIYDKARFDNMGPRPKNQHKMKASPEMVHELDVK